A genomic region of Polypterus senegalus isolate Bchr_013 chromosome 17, ASM1683550v1, whole genome shotgun sequence contains the following coding sequences:
- the LOC120517522 gene encoding uncharacterized protein LOC120517522, protein MPKKVKKVKKRVSSDVQQSSGVEDAPSNLESSRDPPLAEPSDQGIAKKRKTKKKIKLTKEEKKLAKLEKASQDFQSNKEEFGQFLDRIDLWLQTRHQQVMNLFGNYDQNGTGILSCEEFKLGMRDLNIPCTEAQLYTLTRLLDQNHDSSIDYIELAASLQRARFADQTADEYKEDGLEEEDNDQAEDTSAEMDCKVTECDRESLKLLPGPPRFLLLRLRLITFDNAHSHPGHFELVVRSDTQVYGLLCRIREKVGIESTQLSVFRDKTFSEESFLPPDQELEECGFSGGPRHCPPPVTLYYDYRTEFRGCPVVNCDYYFNTRRR, encoded by the exons CGTCTCCTCTGACGTTCAGCAATCCAGTGGTGTAGAAGATGCGCCGTCAAATCTGGAGAGCAGCAGGGATCCACCACTGGCAGAGCCAAGTGACCAAGGAATAGCGAAAAAgaggaagacaaagaagaagatcaAGCTGaccaaagaagagaagaaactg GCAAAACTGGAAAAGGCCAGCCAAGACTTTCAGTCCAATAAAGAGGAGTTTGGGCAGTTCCTGGACCGGATAGATTTGTGGCTTCAAACTCGTCACCAGCAGGTGATGAACCTCTTTGGGAACTACGACCAGAACGGCACTGGAATTCTGAGCTGTGAGGAGTTCAAACTCG GCATGAGGGACCTGAACATTCCCTGCACGGAGGCCCAGCTGTACACCCTGACTCGGCTCCTCGATCAGAATCACGACTCCAGCATTGATTACATCGAGCTGGCTGCCAGTCTGCAGAGAGCCAG ATTTGCAGATCAGACGGCAGACGAATACAAAGAGGATGGCCTGGAGGAAGAGGACAACGACCAAGCTGAAGACACTTCGGCTGAGATGGACTGCAAAGTGACCGAGTGTGACCGGGAGTCCCTGAAGCTTCTGCCAGGTCCACCAAG gttTCTCCTCCTGAGGCTCCGGCTCATCACTTTCGACAATGCCCACTCCCATCCTGGCCACTTTGAGTTAGTGGTCCGCTCGGACACCCAGGTGTACGGCCTTCTCTGCAGGATCCGAGAGAAAGTGGGCATCGAAAGCACTCAGCTGAGCGTATTCAGAGATAAAACATTTTCCGAGGAGTCTTTTCTTCCACCTGACCAGGAACTGGAAGAATGCGGCTTTAGTGGCGGACCCCGGCATTGCCCTCCTCCGGTGACGCTTTACTACGACTATAGAACGGAATTCCGGGGCTGTCCAGTTGTGAACTGCGACTACTATTTCAATACTCGCCGACGGTAA